In the Micromonospora narathiwatensis genome, one interval contains:
- the mgrA gene encoding L-glyceraldehyde 3-phosphate reductase, whose amino-acid sequence MIVTYLAADQRYDSMTYRRSGRSGLRLPAISLGLWHNFGPDRPYERQRDIVRRAFDLGITHFDLANNYGPPPGTAEESFGRLLATDLKPYRDELVISSKAGYLMWPGPYGEWGSRKYLISSLDQSLRRMGLDYVDIFYSHRFDPDTPLEETMGALDAIVRSGRALYVGISNYNSEQTARAAAILRDLGTPLLINQPSYSMLNRWTEADGLLDTLEQVGAGCIAYSPLAQGLLTDRYANGIPTDSRVRTSVFLNESDLTEERMATIRDLGAIAARRGQSLAQLALAWALRDPRLTSLIIGASSVSQLEGNVAALDRLDFTAEELAEIDRHLG is encoded by the coding sequence GTGATCGTGACCTACCTCGCCGCTGATCAGCGTTACGACTCGATGACCTACCGGCGCAGCGGGCGGAGCGGCCTGCGCCTGCCCGCCATCTCGCTCGGGCTGTGGCACAACTTCGGGCCGGACCGGCCCTACGAACGGCAGCGGGACATCGTCCGGCGCGCCTTCGACCTCGGGATCACCCACTTCGACCTGGCCAACAACTACGGCCCGCCACCGGGCACGGCGGAAGAGAGCTTCGGCCGGCTGCTCGCCACCGACCTGAAGCCGTACCGGGACGAGCTGGTCATCTCCAGCAAGGCCGGCTACCTCATGTGGCCCGGCCCGTACGGCGAGTGGGGCTCCCGCAAGTACCTGATCTCGTCGCTGGACCAGTCGCTGCGCCGGATGGGGCTCGACTACGTCGACATCTTCTACTCGCACCGGTTCGACCCGGACACGCCGCTGGAGGAGACGATGGGCGCGCTGGACGCCATCGTCCGCTCCGGCAGGGCGCTGTACGTCGGCATCTCCAACTACAACTCCGAGCAGACCGCCCGGGCCGCGGCGATCCTGCGCGACCTGGGTACGCCGCTGTTGATCAACCAGCCGTCGTACTCGATGTTGAACCGCTGGACCGAGGCCGACGGGCTGCTGGACACGCTGGAGCAGGTCGGCGCCGGCTGCATCGCCTACAGCCCCCTGGCCCAGGGTCTGCTCACCGACCGTTACGCGAACGGGATCCCGACGGACTCCCGGGTACGCACCAGCGTCTTCCTCAACGAGAGCGACCTCACCGAGGAGCGGATGGCCACCATCCGGGACCTCGGCGCGATCGCCGCGCGGCGCGGCCAGTCGCTGGCCCAGCTCGCGCTGGCCTGGGCGCTGCGCGACCCGCGGCTGACCAGCCTGATCATCGGGGCGAGCAGCGTGAGCCAGTTGGAGGGGAACGTGGCGGCCCTGGACCGCCTCGACTTCACCGCCGAGGAACTCGCCGAGATCGACCGCCACCTGGGCTGA
- a CDS encoding GNAT family N-acetyltransferase — translation MDLLIRPARPDEAADLTELAMRSKGHWGYDAEFLARCRTELTLAPADMTSRQVAVAERGGRVVGLLVLAGAPPELALDMLFVDPPAIGTGVGRVLYGHAVATARAAGARTLWIDADPGAEPFYRHVGAVPAGTSVSPSTGRTLPRLRHDLAVTPD, via the coding sequence GTGGATCTCCTCATCCGCCCCGCCCGCCCCGACGAGGCGGCCGACCTGACCGAGCTGGCCATGCGCTCCAAGGGCCACTGGGGATACGACGCCGAGTTCCTGGCCCGCTGCCGTACGGAGTTGACGCTGGCCCCGGCGGACATGACGTCCCGCCAGGTGGCGGTGGCCGAGCGGGGTGGCCGGGTCGTCGGCCTGCTGGTGCTCGCCGGCGCCCCGCCCGAGTTGGCGCTGGACATGCTCTTCGTGGACCCGCCGGCGATCGGCACCGGCGTCGGCCGGGTGCTGTACGGGCACGCCGTGGCCACGGCCCGCGCCGCCGGTGCCCGTACCCTGTGGATCGACGCGGACCCGGGCGCGGAACCCTTCTACCGGCACGTCGGCGCGGTCCCCGCCGGCACCTCCGTCTCACCCTCCACCGGCCGTACCCTCCCCCGCCTCCGCCACGACCTCGCCGTGACCCCCGACTAG
- a CDS encoding aldo/keto reductase gives MRVVRLDTPKPISKIGLGTWQFGSKEWGYGAEYERRAVDIVRRALDLGVTLFDTAEIYGFGRSERILGAALGGDRAKVVVATKILPVLPVAPVVQQRAVASATRLGVTSIDLYQVHQPNPVVADTTTMRGMRALQDVGLVGEVGVSNYSLRRWQAAEAVLGRRVLSNQVRYSMIDRGPEEDLIPYAEQAGRVVIAYSPLAQGFLAGRYDAKHPPSGAVRRANPYFLPENLERGAALIATLREVAAAHDATPSQIALAYLLRHPNVVAIPGASGVEQMERNAAAAEIDLTDGEYAALATTARQFRPVTGVAAVPGLIRARTRR, from the coding sequence ATGCGCGTCGTGCGGCTCGACACTCCCAAACCCATCTCCAAGATCGGCCTCGGCACCTGGCAGTTCGGGTCGAAGGAGTGGGGTTACGGCGCCGAGTACGAGCGCCGGGCGGTGGACATCGTCCGGCGGGCGCTCGACCTGGGCGTCACCCTCTTCGACACCGCCGAGATCTACGGCTTCGGCCGCAGCGAGCGCATCCTCGGCGCGGCCCTGGGCGGGGACCGGGCCAAGGTCGTGGTGGCCACCAAGATTCTTCCGGTGCTGCCGGTCGCCCCGGTGGTGCAGCAGCGCGCGGTCGCCTCCGCCACCCGCCTCGGCGTCACCAGCATCGACCTCTACCAGGTGCACCAGCCCAACCCGGTGGTCGCCGACACCACCACCATGCGGGGTATGCGCGCCCTGCAGGACGTCGGGCTGGTCGGCGAGGTCGGGGTCAGCAACTACAGCCTGCGCCGCTGGCAGGCGGCCGAGGCGGTGCTGGGTCGCCGGGTGCTGAGCAACCAGGTCCGCTACAGCATGATCGACCGCGGCCCCGAGGAGGACCTGATCCCGTACGCGGAGCAGGCCGGCCGGGTCGTCATCGCGTACAGCCCGCTCGCACAGGGCTTCCTCGCCGGCCGGTACGACGCGAAGCATCCGCCGAGCGGGGCGGTGCGCCGGGCCAACCCGTACTTCCTGCCGGAGAACCTGGAACGCGGTGCCGCGCTGATCGCCACCCTGCGCGAGGTGGCCGCCGCGCACGACGCCACCCCCAGCCAGATCGCGCTGGCGTACCTGCTGCGCCACCCGAACGTGGTGGCCATTCCCGGCGCGTCCGGGGTGGAGCAGATGGAGCGTAACGCCGCTGCCGCCGAGATCGACCTGACCGACGGCGAGTACGCCGCACTGGCCACCACCGCCCGCCAGTTCCGGCCGGTCACCGGGGTGGCCGCCGTACCCGGGCTGATCCGCGCCCGGACCCGGCGGTGA
- a CDS encoding hemerythrin domain-containing protein: MDDITALILDDHAAFRRGFARLDDARDPTEMLAIWEALALHLDIHAEAEEAILYPHLVRHGDDGPDETVDAIGDHNKIRDAIAESKRHEVGSDAWWAAVWQARRENSEHLAEEEDDALPDFRRHADVELRAQLGARWLKFYGEHKNGRNLLFRDKDPERYVQEHR; encoded by the coding sequence ATGGACGACATCACCGCGCTGATCCTCGACGACCACGCCGCCTTCCGGCGGGGTTTCGCCCGGCTCGACGACGCCCGCGACCCGACCGAGATGCTCGCCATCTGGGAGGCGCTCGCCCTGCACCTGGACATCCACGCCGAGGCGGAGGAGGCGATCCTCTACCCGCATCTGGTGCGGCACGGCGACGACGGCCCGGACGAGACCGTCGACGCCATCGGCGACCACAACAAGATCCGCGACGCGATCGCCGAGTCGAAGCGCCACGAGGTCGGCTCGGACGCCTGGTGGGCGGCGGTGTGGCAGGCCCGCCGGGAGAACAGCGAACACCTGGCCGAGGAGGAGGACGACGCGCTGCCGGACTTCCGCCGGCACGCCGACGTCGAGCTGCGCGCGCAACTGGGGGCGCGCTGGCTGAAGTTCTACGGCGAACACAAGAACGGCCGCAACCTGCTGTTCCGGGACAAGGATCCCGAACGGTACGTGCAGGAACACCGCTGA
- a CDS encoding sensor histidine kinase: protein MTVRGVLRPLVRASTWRRAVFLLLGGVLALPYALLAAAFAQVLAIDDVPRAVVFGLLLVAVVIAAVPVFLSGSRALEIAAARALLAVDLPEPAAGHRIDRETRLRAALWIALHLLTGGLVLFAAISALPMALVFLAGPVGLDPAANHGNGFGPLIGNPLGATLTGVAVLVGLGYAVAGLGALAASMAPVLLGPSQAERIAALEARAARLAERNRLARELHDSVGHALTVATLQAGAARELLDVDPEFTRRALQAIEETSRHAMDDLDHVLGLLRETEPGRTSAPTVPQPTLVRLDRLVADARAAGLVVELRVSGAVGELPATVSREGYRIVQEGLTNAARHGRGPVTLRVDVPGKACPGAAPDRPAPGPERRLAARRPEQGRQPGESCPELEIELVNGLRGATGPGRGGRGLDGMRERVLLLGGWLTAGPDGERWRVRASLPVPRGETG, encoded by the coding sequence GTGACGGTCCGGGGGGTGCTACGGCCGCTGGTGCGCGCGAGCACCTGGCGGCGGGCGGTGTTCCTGCTGCTCGGCGGGGTGCTCGCGCTGCCGTACGCGCTGCTCGCGGCGGCCTTCGCCCAGGTGCTGGCCATCGACGACGTACCCCGGGCGGTGGTCTTCGGGCTGCTGCTGGTGGCCGTGGTGATCGCGGCGGTGCCGGTGTTCCTCTCGGGCAGCCGGGCCCTGGAGATCGCCGCCGCGCGGGCCCTGCTCGCGGTCGACCTGCCCGAGCCGGCGGCGGGTCACCGCATCGACCGGGAGACCCGGCTGCGCGCCGCGCTCTGGATCGCCCTGCACCTGCTCACCGGCGGTCTGGTGCTGTTCGCGGCGATCAGCGCCCTCCCGATGGCGCTCGTCTTCCTGGCCGGACCGGTCGGCCTCGATCCGGCTGCGAACCACGGCAACGGGTTCGGGCCGCTGATCGGGAACCCGCTCGGGGCGACGCTGACCGGGGTGGCGGTGCTGGTCGGGCTCGGGTACGCGGTGGCCGGGCTGGGGGCGTTGGCCGCGTCGATGGCGCCGGTGCTGCTCGGCCCCTCGCAGGCCGAGCGGATCGCCGCGCTGGAGGCCCGTGCCGCCCGGCTGGCCGAGCGGAACCGGCTGGCCCGCGAGCTGCACGACTCGGTCGGGCACGCGTTGACGGTGGCCACCCTGCAGGCCGGCGCCGCCCGCGAGCTGCTCGACGTCGACCCGGAGTTCACCCGGCGCGCGCTGCAGGCGATCGAGGAGACCAGCCGGCACGCGATGGACGACCTGGACCACGTGCTGGGGCTGCTGCGGGAGACCGAGCCGGGCCGTACGTCGGCCCCCACCGTCCCGCAGCCGACGCTGGTCCGACTGGACCGGCTGGTCGCCGACGCCCGGGCCGCCGGCCTGGTGGTGGAGTTGCGGGTCAGCGGGGCGGTCGGGGAGCTGCCCGCGACGGTGTCCCGGGAGGGCTACCGGATCGTGCAGGAGGGGCTGACGAACGCGGCCCGGCACGGCCGTGGCCCGGTGACGCTGCGGGTGGACGTACCCGGAAAGGCGTGTCCTGGCGCGGCGCCGGACCGGCCCGCACCCGGTCCGGAGCGCCGCCTGGCGGCGCGGCGGCCGGAGCAGGGCCGCCAGCCGGGCGAGAGCTGTCCCGAGTTGGAGATCGAGCTGGTCAACGGCCTGCGCGGCGCGACCGGGCCGGGGCGCGGCGGACGTGGGCTGGACGGCATGCGGGAGCGGGTGCTGCTGCTCGGTGGGTGGCTCACCGCCGGCCCGGACGGTGAGCGGTGGCGGGTCCGGGCGTCGCTGCCGGTGCCGAGGGGGGAGACCGGGTGA
- a CDS encoding response regulator encodes MSIDVLIVDDDELIRVGLRAIVDAQPDLRVVGEAADGAEVPPLVAKLRPRVVLMDVRMPAIDGIQATRRLLAARADPPRVLVITTFANDEYVYDALRAGASGFLLKRARPSEVVEAIRVVAAGESLLFPAAIRQLVGAYGGRGGDGLRSARLTEREAEVLRLMATGLSNTEIAGQLVVGAETVKTHVGNVLAKLGVRDRTQAVIAAYESGFVVPSG; translated from the coding sequence GTGAGCATCGACGTGCTGATCGTCGACGACGACGAGCTGATCCGGGTGGGGCTGCGGGCGATCGTCGACGCCCAGCCGGACCTGCGGGTCGTCGGCGAGGCGGCGGACGGGGCGGAGGTGCCGCCGCTGGTGGCGAAGCTGCGTCCCCGGGTGGTGCTGATGGACGTCCGGATGCCCGCCATCGACGGCATTCAGGCCACCCGGCGGCTGCTCGCCGCCCGCGCCGACCCGCCCCGGGTCCTGGTGATCACCACGTTCGCCAACGACGAGTACGTCTACGACGCGTTGCGCGCCGGGGCCAGCGGCTTCCTGCTGAAACGGGCCCGCCCGAGCGAGGTGGTGGAGGCGATCCGGGTGGTGGCGGCCGGCGAGTCGCTGCTCTTCCCGGCGGCGATCCGGCAGCTCGTCGGGGCGTACGGGGGCCGGGGCGGGGACGGGCTGCGCTCGGCGCGGCTCACCGAGCGGGAGGCCGAGGTGCTGCGGCTGATGGCCACCGGGCTGTCCAACACCGAGATCGCCGGGCAGCTGGTCGTCGGGGCGGAGACGGTGAAGACGCACGTCGGGAACGTGCTGGCCAAGCTCGGCGTACGGGACCGGACCCAGGCGGTGATCGCCGCGTACGAGTCCGGGTTCGTGGTGCCGAGCGGCTGA